A single genomic interval of Cucumis sativus cultivar 9930 chromosome 5, Cucumber_9930_V3, whole genome shotgun sequence harbors:
- the LOC101211115 gene encoding ATPase 11, plasma membrane-type yields the protein MGDKDEVLEAVVKEAVDLENVPLEEVFQTLRCNKNGLTTEAAHERLAIFGHNKLEEKKESKLLKFLGFMWNPLSWVMEAAAIMAIALANGGGKPPDWQDFVGIITLLLINSTISFIEENNAGNAAAALMAHLAPKAKVLRDGKWVEEEASVLVPGDIISVKLGDIIPADARLLEGDPLKIDQSALTGESLPVTKGPGDSVYSGSTCKQGEIEAVVIATGVHTFFGKAAHLVDSTNQVGHFQKVLTAIGNFCICSIVVGMVVEIIVMYPIQHRPYRPGIDNLLVLLIGGIPIAMPTVLSVTMAIGSHRLSEQGAITKRMTAIEEMAGMDVLCSDKTGTLTLNKLTVDKTLIEVFAKGVDVDTVVLMAARASRVENQDAIDAAIVGMLSDPKEARAGIQEVHFLPFNPTDKRTALTYTDTDSKMHRVSKGAPEQILNLAHNKSEIERRVHAVIDKFAERGLRSLAVAYQEVSDGRKESHGGPWQFIGLMPLFDPPRHDSAETIRRALNLGVNVKMITGDQLAIGKETGRRLGMGTNMYPSSALLGQNKDESISGLPVDELIEKADGFAGVFPEHKYEIVKRLQARKHICGMTGDGVNDAPALKKADIGIAVADATDAARSASDIVLTEPGLSVIISAVLTSRAIFQRMKNYTIYAVSITIRIVLGFMLLALIYQFDFPPFMVLIIAILNDGTIMTISKDRVKPSPLPDSWKLAEIFGTGIILGGYLAMMTVIFFWAAYKTDFFPRTFGVSSLQKKDEDDFRKLASAIYLQVSTISQALIFVTRSRSWSFVERPGLLLVAAFIIAQLIATLIAVYANWSFAAIEGIGWGWAGVVWLYNLIFYFPLDIIKFAIRYAISGRAWDLVIEQRIAFTRKKDFGKEERELKWAHAQRTLHGLQPPEAKMFSDRTTYTELNQMAEEAKRRAEIARLRELHTLKGHVESVVRLKGLDINTIQQSYTV from the exons ATGGGGGACAAAGATGAAGTCTTGGAAGCTGTTGTGAAGGAAGCTGTTGATTTG GAGAACGTTCCACTTGAAGAGGTTTTTCAAACGTTGAGatgtaataaaaatggtttgaCAACAGAGGCTGCTCATGAGAGGTTGGCCATTTTTGGGCATAACAAgcttgaagaaaagaag GAGAGTAAGCTTTTGAAGTTCTTGGGATTTATGTGGAACCCTCTCTCATGGGTCATGGAAGCTGCAGCTATAATGGCTATTGCTTTAGCTAATGGAGGA GGGAAACCTCCAGATTGGCAGGATTTTGTTGGGATCATAACTTTGTTACTTATCAATTCGACTATTAGTTTTATAGAGGAGAACAATGCTGGAAATGCTGCAGCCGCTCTCATGGCTCACCTTGCTCCGAAAGCTAAG GTTCTTAGAGATGGGAAGTGGGTAGAGGAGGAAGCATCAGTCCTTGTTCCTGGTGATATAATTAGCGTCAAACTCGGTGACATTATTCCTGCTGATGCTCGCCTCCTTGAAGGTGATCCTTTAAAGATCGATCAA TCTGCTCTCACAGGTGAGTCGCTTCCTGTGACTAAAGGCCCTGGCGACAGTGTCTATTCAGGTTCAACATGCAAGCAGGGAGAAATTGAAGCAGTGGTTATTGCTACTGGTGTTCATACATTCTTTGGCAAAGCTGCTCATCTTGTAGACTCCACGAATCAAGTGGGTCACTTCCAAAAG GTCTTGACTGCGATTGGAAATTTCTGCATATGTTCCATTGTTGTGGGTATGGTTGTTGAGATTATTGTCATGTACCCAATCCAACATCGGCCGTATCGACCAGGAATCGACAATCTCCTAGTTCTCCTAATTGGAGGAATTCCCATTGCAATGCCAACTGTTTTGTCGGTCACAATGGCGATTGGGTCACACCGTCTATCTGAACAG GGAGCTATCACTAAACGAATGACTGCAATAGAAGAAATGGCTGGAATGGACGTGCTCTGTAGTGACAAAACAGGAACACTGACCTTAAATAAGCTTACTGTTGACAAGACTCTGATAGAG GTTTTTGCCAAGGGAGTGGACGTGGATACTGTCGTTCTCATGGCAGCTCGAGCATCTCGAGTTGAAAATCAAGATGCAATTGATGCTGCTATAGTAGGGATGTTAAGTGATCCAAAAGAG GCACGAGCAGGCATTCAAGAGGTTCATTTCCTTCCATTCAACCCAACTGACAAGCGAACTGCCCTAACATACACTGATACTGATAGTAAAATGCATCGAGTCAGCAAAGGTGCTCCAGAGCAG ATCTTGAATCTTGCACACAACAAATCAGAGATAGAAAGAAGAGTTCACGCTGTGATCGATAAGTTTGCAGAGCGAGGATTGCGCTCTCTTGCAGTGGCATACCAA GAAGTTTCAGATGGAAGAAAGGAGAGTCATGGTGGCCCATGGCAATTCATTGGTCTAATGCCTCTGTTTGATCCCCCTAGACATGATAGTGCAGAGACAATTAGGAGGGCTTTGAATCTTGGTGTAAATGTTAAAATGATCACAG GTGATCAACTGGCTATAGGAAAGGAAACAGGACGCCGGCTTGGGATGGGAACGAATATGTACCCTTCATCTGCATTATTAGGACAGAACAAAGATGAATCAATTTCTGGATTGCCTGTTGATGAGTTAATTGAAAAGGCTGATGGATTTGCTGGTGTATTTCCTG AGCACAAATATGAGATTGTGAAACGTTTACAAGCTCGAAAACATATATGTGGAATGACTGGAGATGGTGTTAATGATGCCCCTGCTCTTAAGAAGGCCGATATTGGCATAGCAGTTGCAGATGCAACTGATGCAGCTCGTAGTGCTTCTGACATTGTTCTTACTGAGCCTGGTCTTAGTGTTATTATAAGTGCCGTTCTAACCAGCCGAGCCATCTTCCAGAGGATGAAAAATTACACG ATTTATGCTGTTTCCATTACAATTCGTATCGTG CTTGGATTCATGCTGCTGGCCCTTATATATCAATTTGATTTCCCACCTTTCATGGTTCTAATCATTGCTATTCTAAATGATG GTACCATAATGACAATATCGAAGGATAGAGTGAAACCATCTCCTCTGCCAGATAGCTGGAAACTGGCAGAGATTTTTGGCACTGGTATTATACTTGGAGGTTATTTGGCTATGATGACCGTTATTTTCTTCTGGGCAGCTTACAAAACGGACTTCTTTCCT CGTACATTTGGGGTTTCTAGTCTTCAAAAGAAGGACGAGGATGATTTCCGAAAGCTGGCTTCAGCAATATACCTGCAAGTGAGTACAATTAGTCAGGCCCTCATCTTTGTGACAAGATCTCGAAGTTGGTCATTTGTGGAGCGTCCTGGCTTGTTATTGGTTGCAGCTTTTATTATTGCTCAGCTA ATTGCTACACTGATTGCTGTCTATGCAAACTGGAGTTTTGCTGCAATTGAAGGAATTGGCTGGGGTTGGGCTGGTGTGGTTTGGCTTTACAACCTCATCTTTTATTTCCCACTTGACATAATCAAGTTTGCAATCAGATATGCCATTAGTGGTAGGGCATGGGACCTTGTCATTGAACAAAGG ATTGCCTTTACAAGGAAGAAAGATTTTGGGAAGGAAGAGCGCGAGCTCAAATGGGCACATGCACAAAGGACACTTCATGGCCTGCAGCCACCTGAGGCTAAGATGTTCTCGGACCGCACAACTTATACAGAACTCAATCAAATGGCAGAGGAAGCAAAACGCCGAGCTGAAATTGCAAG GCTGAGAGAGCTGCACACACTGAAAGGTCATGTCGAATCAGTGGTGAGGCTGAAAGGTCTTGATATCAACACGATTCAGCAGTCATACACAGTATAG